ACGTTGCCTTGCAGTTGCAGTACTGAATTGAACATATCGATCAAGGATCAACGACCTGCTTACGAAGAGCCGATTCCAGGGTATCCTGGGTCGGCTCTTCTGTTTTCCTTTCATTGCCGCCGAACAGCGCGAGATTCTCTTAAAACAATCAAACCATCCAAGCTCCGAGTTGATCGGTGCGGCCTGGTTTAAATGAGGTTTTACGGCGGCAATCGAGGGGGCGGTTCTGGAACCGGCGTATTGAGCCGATGATCCGACACGCTTCGCACACGTTGGGGATGAACGGGGGCCGGATCTCGTTCTCTTGAGACAACAGAGCGATGGCTGACAGACCTGCTTTCTGTTAAGGTACGCGACCACGCCGATTATTCTTCATGGCTTGCCCCCCATCAGACAGAGAAGCGGCAGGTGAGCTGCTCTTATGAGACAACGATCGTCATGGGCACAATGAGTCTTATGCGCGTTTGTTTTAAGAAGACCATTTTTGTTAGACTGATGCGCTGTGCTCTTTTTTAACCCGTCAACCAAGAGTATGACCATGCGCGTCGTCGATCGCCCGCTTACTCTCTCTTCTTGCTTTGTCCTTGTGATGGGATGTCTCACGTTTTTCTTCATCGGCTGCGCCGGCATGAAGACCCCCGTCACCACTGTCTACGAGGAAAGTCGGGGCGCCGTGTTGCTTGAGACCGTGCGGGACAAATCATTTCAAGCAGCTCATCCCATTAAGCTGGATGAAGCGACGATCGCCAACGTCTTGCGCGGCGTTCATACCAAAGAGAAACCGGGGCTGGTGCTGTTGCTCGGCAAAGCCTTGATGGCTGCCAACTTGAGCGACATCAGAACCTTTTCAGAAGACGACATCGCGCTCTTGGCACCGCATATAGCCGCCGCGCTCGCACAGGCCGCTCCGAACCAACAGGTCGCGTTCCGATTGTATTATGCGCCGGAAGGACAGGTTCGCGCGGCCAAAGGACAGGATGTCAGGGAAGTCACGGCGGGGTATCTCTTCGCGGAGGGACTTTCCCTCAACTTGACGCTGACACATTATCGGTACCGCCCCGGAAAAATCGACAAGACACAGCCCCATCAACTTCCAGATCCCGACGGCCTACGCAACCGCGAAGTGCGATTTATTCCCGAAAAGGCGTTGCGGAAAGAAATCGGCTCATCAAGCTGGTTCGGCGGATCGGATGATCGAACGGCGGTCGTCGATTACCAACTTCTCAACAGACTCCTCGCCTCGCCATTCGCCGCCCAATCTGCCTCCCCGACACCGACAATCGGCGGACAACCGGCGCAACCGACGCCGGGCGCAACCGACACGGAGCTGCGCGCCTTCAGAGAAGAATTAAAAGCCATGCAAAAAAAACTGGCCGAGCAAGAGGCGGAACTGGAACGGCTGAGACAGTCGTCAGGCAAATAAGCGCTTCTGCGACCGCCCAATTTTCCCCTCCGCAACACCGTTCGCTATTCTCCCGTAAGAAAGTGTAGGCCCCTGTCGCCAATGACCTACAAACAATGCACGGCTTGCGCCAAGCGTTACGCGCGGAGTCGCCTGAAACCGCTCCTATTCGCTTCACACTGAGAAGGCATAGGTATTGCTCAATTACAGCCGAGCAGACCGGACGATTCTCTTAAATGGGTGATGCGGCCATGTGGGAAAGTAAGAAATGGATGGATAGGCCCAACGGCGAACCGTTCACCATTCTCGGCAAGGATGTGGTCTTCAAGGGGATCGCCCATTTCGAGGGCGTCGTTCAACTCGACAGCCGCTTCGAAGGCGACATTCACACGACGGGAACGATCGTGATCGGCGAGCACGCGGTCGTCTGCGGCACACTCGACGTCGGCACATTGATCTGCAGCGGCAAGATTAAAGGAACCGTCACGGCAAGCCAAAAAATCCACCTCCTCAAGCAAGCCGTCCTTATCGGCGACATCCGCACGCCGGTGTTTTTGATAGAGGAGGGAGCCTACTTCAAGGGACTCAGCGATATGGGAACCCATCCTTTTGAAGCGGAGCCCAT
This sequence is a window from Candidatus Nitrospira inopinata. Protein-coding genes within it:
- a CDS encoding bactofilin family protein; the encoded protein is MGDAAMWESKKWMDRPNGEPFTILGKDVVFKGIAHFEGVVQLDSRFEGDIHTTGTIVIGEHAVVCGTLDVGTLICSGKIKGTVTASQKIHLLKQAVLIGDIRTPVFLIEEGAYFKGLSDMGTHPFEAEPITDTQALPATVEPPELSRSLLIEGATRG